One genomic segment of Phyllopteryx taeniolatus isolate TA_2022b chromosome 12, UOR_Ptae_1.2, whole genome shotgun sequence includes these proteins:
- the hoxd12a gene encoding homeobox protein Hox-D12a, giving the protein MAMCERNPLSPPGYVGPLLNLAPTPETLYLSNLRGGNAGAHMPPLHPHHHPHHPHHPHHHHHHHHHHIPYNRRPELCTLPWPASSPCASGTPAQSRAFGTYCPTFRSNNNTTTTTTTTGNPAKSPGAEPAPRCPQGPDRKAPQSGAAHDVYAEELQGHGGGQRGYSDGGHASAHAGHLDLHECARRLHVNNKQHQTARPPSTLTCFAEGGAWRSSQQVRSRKKRKPYSKPQLAELESEFLLNEFINRQKRKELSDRLELSDQQVKIWFQNRRMKKKRLMMREQVFATY; this is encoded by the exons ATGGCAATGTGCGAACGGAACCCTCTGAGCCCGCCGGGCTACGTCGGACCTCTGTTGAATTTGGCCCCGACTCCCGAGACGCTCTACTTGTCCAACTTGCGGGGCGGCAACGCCGGGGCGCACATGCCCCCGCtgcacccccaccaccaccctcaCCATCCtcaccacccccaccaccaccaccaccaccaccaccaccacatccCTTACAACAGGAGGCCAGAGCTGTGCACGCTCCCGTGGCCCGCGTCAAGTCCGTGCGCGTCCGGGACGCCCGCGCAGAGCCGCGCCTTCGGAACCTACTGCCCGACGTTTCGCTCCAAcaacaacaccaccaccaccaccaccaccaccggcAACCCGGCCAAGTCTCCCGGGGCAGAGCCGGCACCTCGGTGCCCCCAGGGCCCAGACCGCAAGGCGCCACAGTCGGGCGCGGCTCACGACGTTTACGCCGAGGAGCTGCAAGGCCACGGCGGGGGCCAGCGGGGTTACTCGGACGGGGGGCACGCTTCTGCCCATGCCGGCCATCTAGACCTGCACGAGTGCGCGCGACGACTTCATGTAAACAACAAGCAGCACCAAACAGCTCGGCCTCCGTCCACTCTCACGTGCTTTGCTGAAG GTGGTGCGTGGCGCTCGTCGCAGCAGGTGAGGagcaggaagaagaggaagcctTACTCCAAACCTCAGCTAGCCGAGCTGGAGAGCGAATTCCTGCTCAACGAGTTCATCAACAGGCAGAAGCGCAAAGAGCTTTCGGACAGGCTGGAGCTGAGCGACCAGCAGGTGAAAAtctggttccagaaccgcaGGATGAAGAAGAAGCGACTCATGATGCGAGAGCAAGTCTTCGCTACTTACTGA